One stretch of Methanobacteriaceae archaeon DNA includes these proteins:
- the cobK gene encoding precorrin-6A reductase, whose product MNILVMAGTKDAIKIIEMLSINNESSFKSNSNEETHFNILASTTTSYGAILAKKAGADEVISRPLEADELVNLIQKKDVKILIDATHPFATQATTNAINASKKASIKYIRFERPSINYFNVEGIHIVNSFEEAGQFAKSIIKNNEKKVLHLAGVSTIKSILKSVPLTQLIVRVLPNTTSIGICEEIGISGKNIVAMQGTFSKEFNQALMREYDVGVIITKESGETGGVPGKIDAALELGLEVVLIIRPKIKELNKNSVVNTIKELQKKL is encoded by the coding sequence ATGAATATTTTGGTGATGGCCGGGACAAAAGATGCTATTAAAATCATTGAAATGCTTTCTATAAACAATGAAAGTTCTTTCAAAAGCAATTCTAATGAAGAAACACATTTTAATATTTTGGCCTCCACCACCACCAGTTATGGGGCCATTCTAGCTAAAAAAGCAGGGGCAGATGAGGTCATATCTCGACCACTTGAGGCAGATGAACTTGTAAATTTAATTCAAAAAAAAGATGTGAAAATTTTAATAGATGCTACCCACCCCTTCGCAACCCAGGCTACCACCAATGCCATCAATGCATCAAAAAAGGCTTCAATTAAATATATTCGCTTTGAAAGGCCTTCAATTAATTATTTTAATGTTGAAGGGATCCACATTGTCAATTCATTTGAGGAAGCCGGCCAATTTGCCAAGAGCATTATAAAAAATAATGAAAAGAAAGTTTTACATCTGGCCGGTGTTTCTACCATAAAATCAATTCTAAAAAGTGTTCCCTTAACCCAATTAATAGTGAGGGTTTTACCCAATACTACTTCCATTGGTATTTGTGAGGAAATAGGGATTTCTGGAAAAAATATTGTGGCCATGCAAGGCACTTTCTCTAAAGAATTCAATCAGGCGTTGATGAGGGAATATGATGTTGGAGTTATTATCACCAAAGAAAGTGGAGAAACTGGAGGAGTTCCCGGTAAGATAGATGCTGCTCTGGAGCTAGGTCTTGAAGTGGTATTGATAATTAGGCCCAAAATAAAAGAATTAAATAAAAATTCAGTGGTCAATACCATTAAAGAACTTCAGAAAAAGCTTTAA
- a CDS encoding phosphorylating glyceraldehyde-3-phosphate dehydrogenase: MKSVAVNGYGTIGKRVADAVSAQDDMKIIGVSKTKPDFEARMAVKKGYNLYISIPEREKLFQDAGIEISGTVDEMLAESDIIVDCTPEGIGAKNLEKYKELGLKAIFQGGEKHDNVGLSFNSFANYSDSYGKDYTRVVSCNTTGLTRTLNPINELCGIKKVRAVMVRRGGDPSQINKGPINAVVPNPPTVPSHHGPDLKTVMYGVNINTMALLVPTTLMHQHNIMVELENPVEVDEIIAKLEATSRVLLVKASEGIGSTAEVMEYAKELGRSRNDLFEIPVWQESLNVVDGELYYMQAVHQESDVVPENVDAIRAMLEMEEDNNKSIEKTNKAMDIL, from the coding sequence ATGAAATCTGTTGCAGTAAATGGATATGGAACCATTGGAAAAAGAGTTGCTGATGCAGTATCTGCTCAAGACGACATGAAAATTATAGGGGTGTCCAAAACCAAACCTGACTTTGAGGCCCGAATGGCCGTGAAAAAGGGATACAATCTTTACATAAGCATTCCTGAAAGAGAAAAACTTTTCCAGGATGCAGGGATTGAAATAAGCGGTACTGTGGATGAAATGCTGGCTGAATCAGACATCATAGTAGATTGTACACCAGAAGGGATTGGTGCTAAAAATCTGGAAAAATACAAAGAATTAGGCTTAAAAGCCATCTTCCAGGGCGGAGAAAAGCACGATAACGTAGGATTATCCTTTAATTCATTTGCAAATTATTCAGACTCCTATGGAAAAGATTATACTCGCGTGGTTTCCTGTAATACCACCGGACTTACCCGGACTTTAAATCCTATCAATGAATTATGTGGAATTAAAAAGGTTCGAGCAGTAATGGTTCGCCGGGGCGGAGATCCTTCCCAGATTAATAAAGGGCCGATAAATGCTGTGGTCCCTAACCCACCAACAGTACCTTCTCACCACGGGCCTGATTTAAAAACAGTGATGTATGGTGTTAATATTAATACTATGGCATTATTAGTCCCTACCACATTGATGCATCAACACAATATCATGGTTGAACTGGAAAACCCGGTGGAAGTAGATGAAATCATTGCTAAACTGGAAGCCACATCAAGAGTGCTTTTAGTTAAGGCCAGCGAAGGTATTGGATCCACCGCCGAAGTAATGGAATATGCCAAAGAATTAGGCCGATCCAGGAATGATTTATTTGAAATTCCAGTCTGGCAAGAGTCCTTGAATGTAGTTGACGGAGAATTATACTACATGCAGGCTGTTCACCAGGAATCTGATGTTGTTCCAGAAAATGTGGATGCTATACGGGCCATGCTTGAAATGGAAGAAGATAATAATAAATCCATTGAAAAAACCAATAAAGCTATGGATATTTTATAA
- a CDS encoding molybdopterin-binding protein: MVNEFLKIIEVPEVEKILENLFNNLFSIQKSEYVELEGAHHRVLSEDIYATIDLPPFDRASKDGYAVHAPDTFGASEENPVVLNLLEVIEAGQKPQKEIKPGFCSVINTGAPLPKMASGVVMVEYTEIKDNKVYIYRPATHGQFITKKGTDIKEGELLLSYGTFISSDKMGVLSAMGLNKIPVQEKIKVAIISTGKELVNSGQNLKYGQIFDVNSYSLQSAVLSCGAEPLWLGVVPDNYEGLADSIKNALKECNIILTSGSTSAGTGDVLKQVIEDMGEVLVHGISVKPGKPTIIGKIDEKIVIGLPGYPVAALMIFQIFLASHIRQLGGLQSDDSIKTVNYPIEGRFYSSRGRLHYALVKIIDGKVHPILKDSGAITALAEAQGYIKIPKNVEIITEGIEVEVVLFDRS; this comes from the coding sequence ATGGTTAATGAATTTTTAAAGATAATCGAAGTTCCAGAAGTTGAAAAAATTTTAGAAAATCTTTTTAATAATCTTTTTTCAATTCAAAAATCAGAATATGTTGAATTGGAAGGTGCTCATCACAGGGTTCTTTCTGAAGATATTTATGCTACAATTGATTTACCCCCCTTCGACCGGGCATCTAAAGATGGTTATGCAGTACATGCACCTGATACCTTTGGAGCTAGTGAAGAAAATCCAGTTGTTTTAAATCTTTTAGAAGTAATTGAGGCTGGTCAAAAACCCCAAAAAGAAATTAAGCCCGGATTTTGTTCAGTAATAAATACTGGTGCACCTCTTCCTAAAATGGCCAGTGGCGTGGTTATGGTTGAATATACGGAAATAAAAGACAATAAAGTTTATATCTATCGCCCAGCTACGCATGGTCAGTTTATAACTAAAAAAGGGACAGATATTAAAGAAGGAGAATTACTTCTATCTTATGGTACTTTCATTAGCTCCGACAAAATGGGAGTTTTAAGTGCTATGGGATTGAATAAAATCCCGGTTCAGGAAAAAATCAAGGTGGCCATAATTTCTACGGGTAAAGAACTGGTTAATTCTGGCCAGAATTTGAAATATGGTCAGATATTTGATGTAAATTCTTATTCTTTACAAAGTGCAGTACTATCTTGTGGTGCAGAGCCATTATGGTTAGGTGTTGTCCCAGATAATTATGAGGGATTAGCAGATTCCATTAAGAATGCTCTAAAAGAATGTAATATAATTTTAACTTCCGGCAGCACTTCGGCGGGCACTGGAGATGTTTTAAAGCAAGTCATTGAGGACATGGGTGAAGTATTGGTGCATGGTATTTCAGTTAAACCAGGTAAACCAACAATTATAGGAAAAATAGATGAAAAAATTGTAATTGGCCTTCCAGGATATCCAGTAGCTGCTTTAATGATATTCCAAATATTTTTAGCTTCACATATTCGTCAGTTGGGTGGTTTACAATCAGATGATTCTATTAAAACAGTAAATTATCCTATTGAAGGAAGATTTTACTCTTCTAGAGGTAGATTACACTACGCCCTTGTAAAAATAATTGATGGTAAAGTTCATCCTATTTTAAAAGATTCTGGTGCTATAACAGCTCTGGCTGAGGCCCAAGGTTATATTAAAATCCCCAAAAATGTGGAAATTATAACTGAGGGAATTGAAGTTGAAGTTGTGCTCTTTGACAGATCCTAA
- a CDS encoding KH domain-containing protein, whose product MTTTEYLKIPRERVGVLIGKKGEVKQHIEKLTQTTLDIDSEAGTVTIIPQEDLEDPLLPWKTRSIVKAIGRGFNPEIALRLLKDDVALDIIKLTEYVGKSKKALARQKGRIIGRDGITRQIIHEMTGVDMSVYGKTVSIIGDLENLLIAKEAVEMILNGSRHKSVYGFLEKKKQDMKLKHFHDTINLK is encoded by the coding sequence ATGACCACCACTGAATATCTCAAAATACCCCGCGAGCGAGTAGGGGTTTTAATTGGGAAAAAAGGAGAAGTAAAACAACATATAGAAAAATTAACCCAGACCACATTGGACATAGATAGTGAAGCTGGAACTGTAACCATAATTCCGCAAGAGGACCTTGAAGACCCATTATTACCTTGGAAAACACGCAGTATAGTAAAGGCCATTGGAAGAGGATTTAATCCAGAGATTGCCCTTAGATTACTAAAAGATGATGTGGCTCTAGACATAATAAAACTCACTGAGTATGTAGGGAAATCTAAAAAGGCTCTGGCTAGGCAAAAAGGTAGAATTATTGGTCGAGACGGTATTACAAGACAAATAATACACGAAATGACTGGAGTGGACATGTCAGTATATGGGAAGACTGTTTCCATAATAGGGGACCTTGAAAATTTATTGATTGCTAAAGAAGCCGTTGAAATGATTTTAAATGGCTCCCGGCACAAGTCAGTGTATGGTTTCCTGGAAAAGAAAAAACAGGACATGAAACTCAAACATTTTCATGACACCATCAATTTAAAATAA
- the eif1A gene encoding translation initiation factor eIF-1A, with the protein MSRGYEPQEVRRVRTPRRGEIPAVVEQILGHGKLRVRCTDGKVRLGRIPGKMKKRIWIREGDVVLIKPWEFQSDEKADIVWRYTRTEANWLEKRGYLNL; encoded by the coding sequence TTGAGTAGAGGATATGAACCACAAGAAGTTAGAAGAGTAAGAACTCCACGAAGAGGAGAAATTCCAGCCGTAGTAGAACAGATTTTAGGTCACGGAAAACTAAGAGTCCGATGTACCGACGGTAAAGTTCGATTAGGTAGAATTCCTGGAAAGATGAAAAAGCGGATTTGGATTCGAGAAGGAGACGTAGTTCTAATAAAACCATGGGAATTCCAAAGCGATGAAAAAGCCGATATAGTCTGGAGATATACTCGAACTGAAGCTAACTGGCTTGAAAAAAGAGGTTACTTGAACCTTTAA
- a CDS encoding TIM barrel protein → MSDKIIFGPAGNPIGFKGKSVHACNYIAQEGLDAYEYQATYGVRIGENSAKELRKNSEENKIRVSMHAPYYINLSSQDPEVIERSIDRLVQSARAAEWMGAYRIVFHPGFYTKYTPSEAMNICKKAIADILEKLDGLGIKKFTFAPETTGKKSQLGNLEEIVEICQNFDHFAPTIDFAHIHARGEGSIKNADDYLKIIDYLEEELSIKRLHCHFTKIEYTHAGERKHHTLEEKEYGPPVKPLLETLNEAGWNSTIICETPLIDQDALILKSCYNNIL, encoded by the coding sequence ATGAGTGATAAAATAATATTTGGCCCAGCAGGAAATCCAATTGGTTTTAAAGGAAAAAGTGTGCATGCTTGCAACTATATTGCTCAAGAAGGACTGGATGCCTATGAATATCAGGCCACTTATGGTGTGCGTATAGGTGAAAATTCTGCAAAAGAACTTAGGAAAAATTCTGAGGAAAATAAAATACGGGTTTCCATGCATGCTCCATATTATATCAATTTATCCTCCCAAGATCCAGAAGTTATTGAACGGTCCATTGATCGGCTGGTACAATCGGCCCGGGCCGCAGAATGGATGGGAGCCTACAGAATAGTTTTCCATCCAGGGTTTTACACTAAATACACACCATCTGAAGCTATGAATATATGTAAAAAGGCCATTGCAGATATTTTAGAAAAATTAGATGGATTAGGAATTAAAAAATTCACCTTTGCTCCAGAAACCACCGGCAAAAAATCCCAGCTAGGTAATCTGGAAGAAATTGTTGAGATATGTCAAAATTTTGATCACTTTGCCCCTACCATTGATTTTGCCCATATACATGCCCGTGGTGAAGGGAGCATTAAAAATGCAGATGATTACCTGAAAATAATAGATTATTTAGAGGAAGAACTGTCCATTAAAAGACTGCACTGTCATTTCACCAAGATTGAATATACGCATGCCGGGGAGAGGAAGCATCATACCCTGGAAGAAAAAGAATATGGGCCCCCAGTTAAACCACTTTTAGAAACATTAAATGAAGCTGGATGGAATTCCACTATCATCTGTGAGACTCCATTGATAGATCAGGATGCTCTAATATTAAAATCGTGTTATAATAATATTTTATAA
- a CDS encoding calcium-translocating P-type ATPase, PMCA-type — MKWEKKSIEKTLKELNTTKNGLNSIEAQKRTQEYGPNELVEEKKDGPVKKFLLQFMDILIILLIVAAVAAYFVGDAIDAVVILLVVILNATVGFLQENKAEKAMEKLKGLISSEAVVIRDGKTEKIPASQLTRGDVVVVEEGDNVPADIRLIESYDLRIDESSLTGESLPVSKTYDEEKAENERETIAYMDSDVISGRGIGAVVEIGMQTSIGKIAEMLQGEDTATPLQEKISGLGKMLGLIAIVVCVGVFILQLAKGVPLVETFLTAVSLAVAAVPEGLPAILTLTLALGMQRMARVNAVVRKLLAVETLGSCTVICTDKTGTLTLNKMSVRDARLNSSERALEVCALCNNASLSNGKVIGDPTDGALLVYAEEEDYSREELEKTYPRIMEIPLDSTRKRMTTLNKKGGEIYLYTKGAPEIVLSMCKYIEEDEVVRELTEADKENFMNSLKEMTGEALRVLGLAYRKVAPDEDLEDKETLESNLILVGLAGMMDPPRKEAAEAVATCKKAGIKVVMITGDHRDTAAAIAKEIGVLKDGKVLTGNDLEKLSDEEFAEIVEDVEVYARVFPEQKVRIVEALQNKDNVVSMTGDGVNDAPALKKASIGVSMGISGTDVAKESSDMILQDDNFATIVHAIEEGRTIYDNIRRFVKFQLSTNVGAILTIVSASIMSLPIPFNPIQILWINIIMDGPPAQSLGVEPAEKGIMLRKPEKENILPRKTMLRIIFTGIVMAIGTLALYIYELSIGVSTIRATTIAFTVFVMFQIFNVFNCKSKTGFSNRFLLIAVASSFLLQVMVIYIPFLQGIFKTTAISGFDWVLIVLVASIILISEKIVARFD, encoded by the coding sequence ATGAAATGGGAAAAAAAGAGCATTGAAAAAACATTAAAAGAACTTAATACCACTAAAAACGGTTTAAACTCAATTGAGGCTCAAAAAAGGACCCAAGAATATGGGCCTAACGAGTTAGTGGAAGAAAAAAAAGACGGACCTGTAAAAAAGTTCCTGCTGCAATTTATGGACATATTAATTATTTTATTAATAGTGGCCGCAGTGGCAGCCTATTTTGTAGGAGATGCCATTGATGCAGTAGTAATATTGTTAGTAGTTATTTTAAATGCTACTGTAGGATTCTTGCAGGAGAACAAGGCTGAAAAAGCCATGGAAAAATTAAAAGGACTTATATCAAGTGAAGCCGTGGTTATTCGTGACGGTAAAACAGAAAAAATTCCTGCTTCCCAACTTACAAGAGGAGACGTAGTAGTTGTTGAAGAAGGAGATAATGTACCTGCAGATATTCGTTTAATTGAAAGTTATGACCTTAGAATAGACGAATCATCACTCACTGGAGAATCTTTACCGGTTTCTAAGACATATGATGAAGAAAAGGCCGAAAATGAAAGGGAAACGATTGCTTATATGGATTCAGACGTTATATCTGGGCGAGGAATCGGTGCAGTGGTAGAAATAGGAATGCAAACTTCTATTGGAAAAATTGCAGAAATGTTACAAGGTGAAGATACAGCTACCCCCCTTCAAGAAAAGATTTCTGGCCTGGGAAAAATGCTGGGGTTGATTGCCATAGTGGTTTGTGTGGGAGTATTCATCCTACAGCTGGCCAAAGGAGTTCCGCTGGTTGAGACTTTTTTAACCGCCGTATCTCTGGCGGTGGCTGCAGTTCCTGAAGGATTGCCTGCAATTTTAACCCTTACTTTAGCTCTAGGAATGCAAAGAATGGCTAGGGTCAATGCAGTGGTCAGAAAGCTGCTGGCGGTGGAGACTCTGGGATCCTGTACCGTAATTTGTACTGACAAAACCGGAACTTTAACCTTAAATAAAATGTCTGTAAGAGATGCTCGCTTAAATTCATCAGAAAGGGCACTGGAAGTATGTGCGTTGTGTAATAATGCCAGTTTATCCAATGGAAAAGTTATTGGAGACCCAACTGATGGTGCTTTGTTAGTATATGCTGAAGAGGAAGATTATTCACGAGAAGAACTGGAAAAAACTTATCCTCGAATAATGGAAATTCCCCTGGACAGTACCCGTAAAAGAATGACTACCTTGAATAAAAAAGGTGGAGAAATTTATCTTTACACTAAAGGGGCTCCTGAAATCGTTTTAAGTATGTGTAAATACATCGAAGAGGATGAAGTGGTCCGGGAATTAACTGAAGCAGATAAAGAAAACTTCATGAACAGTCTTAAAGAAATGACTGGAGAAGCTCTAAGGGTTCTAGGACTGGCTTACCGGAAGGTGGCACCGGATGAAGATTTAGAAGACAAAGAAACTCTGGAAAGTAATCTAATCTTAGTGGGGCTGGCCGGTATGATGGATCCTCCACGAAAAGAAGCAGCTGAAGCTGTGGCCACTTGTAAAAAAGCAGGTATTAAAGTGGTAATGATCACAGGAGACCATAGAGATACTGCTGCCGCCATTGCCAAAGAAATAGGAGTTTTAAAAGATGGGAAAGTTCTAACTGGAAATGATCTGGAAAAACTTTCTGATGAGGAATTTGCAGAAATTGTGGAAGATGTGGAAGTATATGCTCGAGTTTTCCCTGAACAAAAAGTGCGTATTGTAGAAGCTCTTCAAAACAAAGACAACGTAGTTTCCATGACTGGTGATGGAGTAAATGACGCCCCTGCACTTAAAAAAGCATCGATTGGTGTTTCTATGGGAATCAGTGGAACTGATGTGGCCAAAGAATCCTCAGACATGATACTACAGGATGATAACTTCGCTACCATTGTACATGCCATAGAAGAAGGTAGAACAATATATGACAATATACGTCGATTTGTTAAATTCCAGCTTTCCACCAATGTAGGAGCTATTTTAACCATAGTTTCTGCATCTATAATGAGCCTGCCCATCCCATTTAATCCCATACAAATTTTATGGATCAACATTATCATGGATGGGCCGCCTGCCCAGTCATTAGGTGTTGAACCAGCAGAAAAGGGAATTATGCTCAGAAAACCTGAAAAAGAAAATATACTGCCTCGAAAAACAATGCTAAGGATCATTTTTACGGGAATAGTAATGGCCATAGGAACTTTGGCTCTTTACATTTACGAGCTTTCTATTGGAGTGAGCACCATTAGAGCTACAACTATAGCATTTACCGTATTTGTAATGTTCCAGATTTTCAATGTATTTAACTGCAAATCCAAAACTGGATTTTCCAACCGTTTCCTATTAATTGCAGTGGCATCATCATTCTTATTGCAAGTAATGGTCATTTATATACCATTCTTACAAGGTATATTTAAAACAACTGCCATATCTGGGTTTGACTGGGTTTTAATAGTTCTGGTGGCCAGTATTATATTAATTAGTGAAAAAATCGTGGCAAGGTTTGATTAG
- a CDS encoding serine protein kinase RIO — protein MDPKVTKADASLRKMLAEKRIKSVEDRRVSSEVFDRKTMETLYKLANSNYLNILNGAISTGKEANVFKGVHEDGHIVAVKVYRISTSDFKKMQYYIQGDPRFKVRTTNKRQLVDAWVTKEFRNLSRCLEAGMNVPKPIITKNNVLIMEFIGDEDGNAAPTLRDQGPEDPEQMLEMVIDELKKMYQGAKLVHGDLSIFNILNHQENPVIIDVSQSMVLDHPISRELLDRDIENLLKNFESFGASASFEDVKKEIMG, from the coding sequence ATGGATCCTAAGGTAACTAAGGCCGATGCTAGTTTACGGAAGATGCTAGCCGAAAAACGGATTAAAAGTGTGGAAGATCGTAGAGTCAGTAGTGAAGTCTTTGATCGGAAAACAATGGAAACGCTTTATAAGTTGGCCAATAGTAACTATTTAAATATATTAAATGGAGCCATAAGCACTGGTAAAGAGGCCAATGTATTTAAAGGGGTTCATGAAGATGGCCATATTGTAGCGGTTAAAGTATACCGTATTTCTACCTCTGATTTTAAGAAAATGCAGTACTATATACAAGGTGACCCTAGATTTAAGGTTAGAACAACTAATAAAAGGCAATTAGTAGATGCTTGGGTAACTAAAGAATTTAGAAATCTTAGTAGATGTCTAGAAGCAGGTATGAACGTTCCAAAACCAATAATAACCAAAAATAATGTTTTAATAATGGAATTTATAGGTGATGAAGACGGTAATGCCGCCCCCACCTTAAGAGACCAGGGCCCAGAAGATCCAGAACAAATGCTTGAAATGGTTATTGATGAACTAAAAAAAATGTATCAAGGTGCTAAATTAGTTCATGGCGATCTTTCAATATTTAATATTCTCAATCATCAAGAAAACCCAGTTATAATTGATGTTTCACAATCTATGGTTTTAGATCATCCCATATCACGAGAACTTCTAGATAGAGATATAGAAAATTTATTAAAAAATTTCGAAAGCTTTGGAGCCTCAGCTTCTTTTGAAGATGTTAAAAAAGAAATTATGGGATAA
- the top6B gene encoding DNA topoisomerase VI subunit B: MERQAGELFEEFQELTASEFFRKNKQMLGFSGKIRSLTIVFHELITNSFDAAEEAGILPEIKIDLKRLDKDHYVLRHTDNGPGIPKNFVTKVFCTMFAGSKFRNIQSRGQQGLGCSGCVLLSQMTTGKPARVISGYKENGELKGVQMTLKMDVKKNKGLVLERKKVDVKSTGVCLELHFKDVSYSLSEQGAFEYIRRTMIANPHAKIVFRDPTGHKYIFNRASAVIPPLPKEVLPHPKGVTADDLIFMAKHTDKRRFRSLLTSSLSRMSTKRVNEIQELTGIDLNKRPKDMKWEEAEQIVDLFTKMDFMAPPTSGLIPIGQEQIEKGVIEILNPEFVSAISRKPVTYRGGVAFIIEAGIAYGGDSGRMVGEQRKAEIMRFANRVPLSFDQGSCAITEGLKSIDWKRYGIRDMESAPITIFVNIISTQVPYLSTGKQSVAPEPEILHEVRQTAMTVARKLQKYLRAKKAEKEEAMRSKIFEEYVPVILKEAALLAETDVPEYQPVLAKVTRRALAELLGEPIDDD; the protein is encoded by the coding sequence TTGGAGAGACAAGCTGGAGAACTCTTTGAAGAGTTTCAAGAATTAACCGCATCTGAATTTTTCAGAAAAAATAAGCAGATGCTTGGATTTTCTGGTAAGATAAGATCCCTTACCATTGTTTTTCACGAATTGATAACCAACAGTTTTGATGCAGCAGAGGAAGCAGGAATACTCCCTGAAATAAAAATTGACCTTAAAAGGTTGGATAAAGACCATTATGTTTTAAGACATACTGATAATGGGCCAGGGATACCTAAAAACTTCGTTACCAAAGTATTCTGTACCATGTTTGCTGGTTCTAAGTTTAGAAACATCCAGTCTCGTGGTCAACAAGGTTTAGGGTGCAGTGGATGTGTACTGTTATCCCAAATGACCACCGGAAAACCTGCACGAGTTATTTCTGGTTACAAAGAGAACGGAGAACTTAAGGGAGTTCAAATGACCCTTAAGATGGATGTAAAGAAAAATAAGGGTCTTGTGCTGGAGAGAAAAAAAGTAGATGTTAAGAGCACTGGTGTTTGTTTGGAACTTCACTTTAAAGACGTTTCTTACTCTTTATCAGAACAAGGTGCTTTTGAATACATCAGAAGGACCATGATTGCTAACCCCCACGCAAAAATCGTATTTAGAGATCCAACTGGACATAAATACATATTTAATCGAGCCTCAGCTGTTATTCCACCATTACCTAAAGAAGTTCTTCCTCACCCTAAAGGTGTTACGGCTGACGATCTTATATTCATGGCCAAGCACACCGACAAGCGCCGATTCAGAAGTCTGCTAACCAGTTCACTCTCCAGAATGTCCACTAAAAGAGTAAATGAGATTCAAGAATTGACTGGTATTGACCTTAATAAAAGGCCGAAGGATATGAAATGGGAGGAAGCAGAACAAATAGTGGATTTATTTACTAAAATGGACTTTATGGCACCACCAACATCTGGTTTAATACCAATTGGTCAAGAACAAATTGAAAAAGGTGTTATAGAAATTTTAAACCCTGAATTTGTATCTGCTATCAGTAGAAAGCCTGTTACCTACCGTGGAGGAGTGGCATTTATTATAGAAGCCGGTATAGCATATGGTGGAGACTCTGGAAGAATGGTTGGAGAACAACGCAAAGCAGAAATCATGCGTTTTGCCAATAGAGTCCCATTATCATTTGATCAAGGTAGTTGTGCCATAACTGAAGGTTTAAAGAGTATTGACTGGAAGAGATATGGAATAAGAGATATGGAAAGTGCTCCCATAACCATATTTGTAAATATTATTTCAACCCAGGTGCCTTACTTATCCACAGGTAAACAAAGTGTAGCTCCAGAACCAGAAATCTTGCACGAAGTCCGACAAACCGCCATGACCGTGGCCCGGAAACTACAAAAATACCTGAGAGCTAAAAAGGCTGAAAAAGAAGAGGCCATGCGTTCCAAGATTTTCGAAGAATATGTGCCCGTTATTCTAAAAGAAGCAGCTTTACTAGCCGAAACAGATGTACCAGAATATCAACCCGTTCTGGCCAAAGTTACTCGCCGAGCGCTGGCAGAATTATTGGGGGAACCCATAGATGATGACTAG
- a CDS encoding DNA topoisomerase IV subunit A, which yields MTRKEITINKLKSLGETIIEDVAQNKVPAVKVPSRGTSNIVYDENKRHYVLGDRYGQRSLGNVKQIKKIGQMVYMANFCKQLVEREKTATLRELYYVSEGWEVEFGTQDESNIVGEDLEVTLGMTREDLGLMPEEDGASVYGDLTIKEDDLEINALRSGKSGYTISPTINEVELVDHNVQRVIAVETMGMFHRMVQENAYKKFDTLIVGLKGQAARATRRFLKRVNDELGLPVYICNDGDPWGFHIAQVIISGSAKLAHVNHDLATPDAKFLGVTASDIIKYDLPTDPLKDIDVLRLKELLKDPRYRDETWKMEIKKMLKIGKKAEQQSFSKYGLEYVVDTYFPEKLEQLE from the coding sequence ATGACTAGGAAAGAAATCACCATTAACAAGCTTAAAAGTCTGGGAGAGACCATCATAGAAGATGTAGCTCAAAACAAAGTCCCTGCAGTAAAAGTACCGTCCCGTGGTACTTCCAACATCGTTTACGACGAGAACAAAAGACATTACGTGCTAGGAGATCGTTATGGTCAACGTTCTCTGGGAAATGTAAAACAAATAAAAAAAATTGGTCAAATGGTTTACATGGCCAATTTCTGTAAGCAATTAGTTGAGAGAGAAAAAACAGCTACTTTAAGGGAGCTTTATTACGTTTCTGAAGGATGGGAAGTTGAATTTGGAACTCAGGACGAATCTAACATTGTAGGTGAAGATCTGGAAGTAACATTAGGAATGACCCGAGAAGACCTGGGCCTAATGCCCGAAGAAGATGGAGCATCAGTTTATGGAGATTTAACTATAAAAGAAGACGATCTCGAAATTAACGCTCTTAGGTCTGGAAAATCAGGTTATACCATTTCTCCCACCATAAATGAAGTAGAACTTGTGGACCATAACGTACAAAGAGTTATTGCTGTGGAAACCATGGGGATGTTCCACCGAATGGTTCAAGAAAACGCTTACAAAAAATTTGATACACTGATTGTGGGATTAAAGGGTCAGGCTGCTAGAGCAACGAGAAGGTTCCTTAAAAGAGTAAATGATGAATTAGGCCTTCCAGTTTATATTTGTAACGACGGAGACCCCTGGGGTTTTCACATAGCCCAGGTTATTATCTCTGGAAGTGCTAAACTGGCCCATGTAAATCACGACTTGGCCACTCCAGATGCCAAGTTTCTGGGAGTTACTGCTAGTGACATTATAAAATACGACCTTCCGACCGACCCCTTAAAAGACATTGATGTTCTCCGTTTAAAAGAGCTTCTCAAGGACCCTCGCTACCGGGATGAAACCTGGAAAATGGAAATTAAGAAAATGCTCAAAATCGGTAAAAAGGCAGAACAGCAATCTTTCTCCAAATATGGATTGGAATACGTAGTAGATACCTACTTCCCAGAAAAATTGGAGCAGCTGGAATAA